The following proteins are co-located in the Paracoccaceae bacterium Fryx2 genome:
- a CDS encoding DUF6441 family protein, translating into MKIKLDLTPDLIAAMAAEIKAGEKAVSTAMREAGTGLKTAWRAQITGAGLGRRLANSIRSQTYPKSGDSLSAAALVWSQAPVILRAHDTGPLIRSKDGFWLAIPTAAAGKSARGGRITPGEWERRQGLKLRFVYRRRGPSLLVAEGRLNSRGLGVASKSKTGRNVATMPIFLLVPQVKLTKRLDLARDAERAVDRVPGLIVANWVEGKV; encoded by the coding sequence ATGAAGATCAAACTCGATCTTACGCCTGATCTGATCGCGGCGATGGCGGCCGAGATCAAAGCAGGCGAAAAGGCTGTCTCAACCGCCATGCGTGAGGCGGGTACAGGTCTGAAGACCGCTTGGCGTGCTCAGATCACTGGTGCGGGGCTTGGGCGGCGGCTTGCCAACTCGATCCGTAGCCAAACTTACCCAAAATCTGGTGACAGCCTAAGTGCGGCCGCCTTGGTGTGGTCGCAAGCGCCGGTGATCCTGCGCGCGCATGACACCGGACCGTTGATCCGGTCCAAGGACGGGTTTTGGCTGGCGATCCCGACAGCGGCCGCGGGCAAATCAGCCCGTGGCGGGCGCATCACACCCGGGGAATGGGAACGCAGGCAAGGTCTGAAGTTGCGGTTTGTCTATCGCAGGCGGGGACCCAGTTTGCTGGTGGCTGAAGGGCGGTTGAACAGCCGTGGGTTGGGTGTTGCGTCAAAGTCAAAGACCGGGCGCAATGTGGCGACCATGCCGATCTTTTTGTTGGTGCCCCAAGTGAAGCTCACAAAACGCCTTGATCTGGCGCGGGATGCCGAGCGGGCCGTGGACCGCGTGCCAGGGTTGATTGTAGCGAACTGGGTTGAGGGCAAGGTCTAA
- a CDS encoding acyl-CoA transferase, which produces MTRETILTALADLLRLIPFVPVLRGEVLPERVPTSGLIILRDGDPGDPAVTLSPLLYHFQHRAELEIIVQGVARDAAFATLCGQIGAVISGDHTLGGLCDWVEAEAPRPVDLPVEGAASLKAAVITIVLHYTTTGPLA; this is translated from the coding sequence ATGACACGTGAAACCATTCTAACCGCCCTTGCGGATCTCTTGCGGCTGATCCCGTTTGTCCCGGTTCTGCGCGGCGAGGTCCTGCCTGAACGCGTGCCAACTTCTGGCCTCATAATCTTGCGTGATGGCGATCCGGGCGATCCGGCGGTGACGCTGTCGCCGCTTTTATATCACTTCCAGCATCGCGCGGAGCTGGAGATTATCGTGCAGGGTGTGGCCCGAGATGCGGCTTTTGCCACGCTCTGCGGCCAGATTGGCGCTGTGATCTCTGGCGACCACACGCTTGGTGGCCTCTGCGATTGGGTTGAGGCGGAAGCGCCGCGCCCGGTCGATCTGCCCGTCGAGGGCGCGGCAAGCCTCAAGGCGGCGGTGATCACCATCGTCCTGCATTACACCACCACCGGCCCTCTGGCCTGA
- a CDS encoding phage tail tube protein, whose product MARAQGARAQMALAFETTYGTAPTTGFKLMPFASTSLGAEQPLLASDLLGYGRDPLAPIKDAVTADGDVSVPIDIEAFGFWLKATFGAPVTSGTTPKTHTFTSGSWALPSFSVEIGMPEVPRYAMYSGCMLDQLSWTMQRSGLLTATAKIIAQGETIATVSGAGTPAAIALQRFGHFNGSIKRNGTALGHVVSAEISYANNLERVETIRADGKIDGADPAMAALTGKIDVRFADSALVTQAIDGAPCELEFSYSLGASASLSFTAHAVYLPRPRIEIQGPQGIQASFDWQAAKGTTPARLCTIVLTNSVASYA is encoded by the coding sequence ATGGCACGAGCGCAAGGCGCGCGGGCGCAGATGGCGCTTGCCTTTGAGACGACGTATGGCACCGCCCCGACCACGGGGTTCAAGCTGATGCCCTTTGCCAGCACCTCGCTGGGGGCTGAACAACCACTGCTGGCCTCGGACCTTTTGGGCTATGGTCGCGACCCGCTGGCCCCGATCAAAGATGCGGTGACGGCGGACGGTGATGTCTCGGTGCCGATTGATATCGAGGCGTTCGGGTTTTGGCTCAAGGCCACCTTTGGCGCGCCCGTCACCAGCGGCACCACGCCAAAAACCCACACCTTCACCTCAGGGTCTTGGGCGCTGCCGAGCTTCTCGGTGGAAATCGGCATGCCGGAAGTGCCACGCTATGCGATGTATTCAGGCTGCATGCTGGATCAACTGAGCTGGACCATGCAGCGCTCGGGGCTGTTGACAGCAACGGCCAAGATCATCGCGCAGGGCGAGACGATTGCCACAGTCTCAGGTGCGGGCACGCCAGCCGCAATCGCGCTGCAGCGCTTTGGTCACTTTAACGGCTCCATCAAGCGCAATGGCACCGCCCTTGGCCATGTGGTCTCGGCAGAGATTAGCTATGCCAACAACCTTGAGCGGGTGGAGACCATCCGCGCTGATGGCAAGATCGATGGGGCGGATCCGGCGATGGCGGCTTTGACGGGCAAGATTGATGTGCGCTTTGCTGACAGCGCGCTGGTGACCCAAGCCATTGACGGCGCACCTTGCGAGTTGGAGTTCAGCTACAGCCTTGGGGCCAGTGCCAGCCTCAGCTTTACGGCCCATGCGGTCTATCTGCCCCGGCCTCGGATCGAGATCCAAGGGCCGCAGGGCATTCAGGCCTCGTTTGATTGGCAGGCGGCGAAGGGGACAACGCCTGCACGCCTTTGCACCATTGTCCTCACCAACTCAGTCGCGAGCTATGCATGA